Proteins encoded together in one Camelina sativa cultivar DH55 chromosome 9, Cs, whole genome shotgun sequence window:
- the LOC109126197 gene encoding F-box protein SKP2B-like produces MDSMSLAYGCPDLRILDLCGCVLIIDESVVALANRCVHLRSLGLYYCRNITDRAMYSLVQAVCDTFPALHTCSGRHSLVMSGCLHLQSVHCACILQSHETHTAFPHRLIEPVCKPEGLLFGICVHIKKPMVFNKNFFEFTSCLLMQNLKILTLYTLYQSCK; encoded by the exons atggattcgaTGAGTTTAGCTTATGGCTGTCCTGATCTCAGAATTCTTGATCTTTGTGGCTGTGTATTAATTATAG atgAGAGTGTTGTGGCTTTGGCAAACCGGTGTGTACACTTGAGGTCATTGGGGTTATACTACTGCAGAAACATTACAGACAGAGCGATGTACTCATTGGTTCAAGCGGTATGCGATACATTCCCAGCACTCCACACTTGTTCAGGCAGGCATTCACTTGTCATGAGTGGTTGTCTCCATTTACAATCAGTTCACTGTGCATGCATCCTCCAGTCTCACGAAACCCACACCGCTTTCCCTCACCGGCTCATTGAACCGGTGTGTAAGCCAGAAGGTCTTCTCTTTGGTATATGTGTACACATAAAAAAGCCTATGGTGTTCAATAAAAACTTCTTTGAGTTTACTTCTTGTCTTTTGATGCAAAATCTCAAGATTTTAACATTATATACATTATATCAATCTTGTAAATGA